The Streptomyces laurentii genome contains a region encoding:
- a CDS encoding tagatose-bisphosphate aldolase (Na+ binding site [ion binding];~TIM barrel proteins share a structurally conserved phosphate binding motif and in general share an eight beta/alpha closed barrel structure. Specific for this family is the conserved phosphate binding site at the edges of strands 7 and 8. The phosphate...; cl09108;~identified by MetaGeneAnnotator; putative;~intersubunit interface [polypeptide binding];~tagatose-bisphosphate aldolase [Streptomyces clavuligerus ATCC27064];~zinc binding site [ion binding]): protein MPLARTADLVATARTTGHALAAFNVITLEHAEAIAAGAERAGAPAILQISENAVKFHGGRLSAIAAATAAVARASSAPLALHLDHVESVDLLYQAHAEGFGSVMFDASRLGYGDNVKATAEAVRWGHERGIWIEAELGRVGGKAGEPPLDAHAPGVRTDPAEAAAYVADTGVDALAVAVGSSHAMTERTAALDHTLIAALKEAVPVPLVLHGSSGVPDDEIRAAVAAGMVKINVGTALNTAFTGAVRAYLAAHPTGVDPRAYLRPAREAMAETVTSFLRLL, encoded by the coding sequence ATGCCCCTCGCCCGCACCGCCGACCTCGTCGCCACCGCCCGTACCACCGGCCACGCCCTCGCCGCCTTCAACGTCATCACCCTGGAGCACGCCGAAGCCATCGCCGCCGGCGCCGAACGGGCCGGCGCCCCCGCGATCCTCCAGATCTCCGAGAACGCCGTGAAGTTCCACGGCGGCCGGCTCTCGGCGATCGCCGCCGCCACCGCCGCCGTCGCCCGCGCCTCCTCCGCTCCGCTCGCGCTGCACCTGGACCACGTCGAGTCCGTGGACCTGCTGTACCAGGCGCACGCGGAGGGCTTCGGGAGCGTCATGTTCGACGCCTCGCGGCTCGGTTACGGCGACAACGTGAAGGCGACGGCCGAGGCGGTCCGCTGGGGCCACGAGCGCGGGATCTGGATCGAGGCGGAGCTGGGCCGGGTCGGCGGCAAGGCGGGCGAGCCGCCGCTGGACGCGCACGCGCCGGGGGTGCGCACGGACCCGGCGGAGGCCGCCGCGTACGTCGCCGACACCGGGGTGGACGCGCTCGCCGTGGCCGTGGGCTCCTCGCACGCGATGACGGAGCGCACCGCCGCGCTCGACCACACCCTGATCGCCGCGCTGAAGGAGGCCGTGCCGGTGCCACTGGTGCTGCACGGTTCGTCCGGCGTCCCGGACGACGAGATCCGGGCGGCGGTCGCGGCCGGCATGGTCAAGATCAATGTCGGTACGGCCCTGAACACGGCGTTCACCGGGGCGGTCCGCGCGTATCTCGCCGCGCATCCGACGGGTGTCGACCCGCGCGCGTATCTGCGTCCGGCGCGCGAGGCGATGGCGGAGACGGTGACGTCGTTCCTGCGCCTGCTGTAG
- a CDS encoding sugar kinase (1-phosphofructokinase (FruK), minor 6-phosphofructokinase (pfkB) and related sugar kinases. FruK plays an important role in the predominant pathway for fructose utilisation.This group also contains tagatose-6-phophate kinase, an enzyme of the tagatose...; cd01164;~Fructose-1-phosphate kinase and related fructose-6-phosphate kinase (PfkB) [Carbohydrate transport andmetabolism]; COG1105;~identified by MetaGeneAnnotator; putative;~putative ATP binding site [chemical binding];~putative substrate binding site [chemical binding];~sugar kinase [Streptomyces cattleya NRRL 8057 = DSM46488]), which produces MILTVTLNTALDLTYHVPALVPHASHRVSQVIERPGGKGLNVARVLGALGHETVVTGFAGGPTGAMLRDLLATGTAGLPGTVHDALVPTAGATRRTVAVVDAANGDTTQLNEPGPDIAPAEWAAFTTRFTGLLDGARAVALCGSLPPGIHVGAYAELVRLARAAGLPVLLDTSGEPLRRGIAARPDVIKPNAEELARLTGAREPHRATLDARRRGAHAVVTSLGPEGLLAATPDGLWQAAPPAPVRGNPTGAGDSAVAALLAGLVDGTDWPTRLTHATALSAATVLSPVAGEFDEEAYEALLPRITLTTPSPAL; this is translated from the coding sequence GTGATCCTCACGGTCACCCTCAACACCGCGCTGGACCTCACCTACCACGTCCCCGCGCTCGTGCCACACGCCTCACACCGCGTCAGCCAGGTCATCGAACGCCCCGGCGGCAAGGGCCTCAACGTCGCCCGCGTCCTCGGCGCGCTCGGCCACGAGACCGTGGTCACCGGCTTCGCCGGCGGACCCACCGGCGCGATGCTGCGCGACCTGCTCGCCACCGGCACGGCCGGACTGCCCGGCACGGTCCACGACGCGCTCGTCCCGACCGCCGGCGCCACCCGCCGCACCGTCGCCGTCGTCGACGCCGCGAACGGCGACACCACCCAGCTCAACGAGCCCGGCCCGGACATCGCCCCGGCCGAATGGGCCGCCTTCACCACGCGCTTCACCGGCCTGCTCGACGGGGCCCGGGCCGTGGCGCTGTGCGGCAGCCTGCCGCCGGGCATCCACGTCGGCGCGTACGCGGAACTCGTCCGGCTCGCCCGCGCCGCCGGCCTACCGGTCCTGCTCGACACCAGCGGCGAACCGCTGCGCCGCGGCATCGCCGCCCGCCCCGACGTCATCAAGCCCAACGCCGAGGAACTGGCCCGGCTCACCGGCGCCCGCGAACCCCACCGCGCCACCCTCGACGCCCGCCGCCGCGGCGCGCACGCGGTCGTCACCTCCCTCGGCCCCGAGGGCCTGCTCGCCGCCACCCCGGACGGCCTCTGGCAGGCCGCCCCGCCCGCCCCCGTACGGGGAAACCCCACCGGCGCGGGCGACTCGGCGGTCGCCGCCCTCCTCGCGGGCCTGGTCGACGGCACCGACTGGCCCACCCGCCTCACCCACGCCACGGCCCTCTCGGCGGCGACGGTCCTCTCCCCGGTGGCGGGCGAGTTCGACGAGGAGGCCTACGAGGCCCTGCTCCCCCGCATCACCCTGACCACCCCCTCCCCCGCCCTCTAG
- a CDS encoding N-acetylglucosamine-6-phosphate deacetylase (N-acetylglucosamine-6-phosphate deacetylase [Carbohydrate transport andmetabolism]; COG1820;~N-acetylglucosamine-6-phosphate deacetylase [Streptomyces albus J1074];~N-acetylglucosamine-6-phosphate deacetylase, NagA, catalyzes the hydrolysis of the N-acetyl group of N-acetyl-glucosamine-6-phosphate (GlcNAc-6-P) to glucosamine 6-phosphate and acetate. This is the first committed step in the biosynthetic pathway to...; cd00854;~dimer interface [polypeptide binding];~identified by MetaGeneAnnotator; putative), with amino-acid sequence MAVSTVLAGARVVLPTGIVENGRVIVENGRIAGSVPDDATVPPLDLSGHWLVPGFVDMHNHGGGGASFTSGTTDEILTGVRTHRLHGTTTVVASFVTGDMDFLGRRAGLLSELAEQGEIAGIHFEGPFISPCRKGAHDETLLRDPEPAEVRKLIEAARGQARMVTLATELPGGIDSVRLLAEHGVIAAIGHTDATYEQTVAAIDAGATVATHLYNAMPGLGHRAPGPIAALLEDERVTVELINDGTHLHPAALELAFRHAGPERVAFITDAMDAAGFGDGRYMLGTLEVEVKDSVARLVEGGSIAGSTLTLDRAFKRAATIDRLPVEAIVQAISANPARLLGVYDRVGSLEPGKDADVVVLDADFEVKGVMRKGEWLVEPELG; translated from the coding sequence ATGGCCGTTTCCACAGTTCTCGCCGGGGCCCGTGTGGTGCTGCCGACCGGGATCGTCGAGAACGGGCGAGTGATCGTCGAGAACGGCCGCATCGCGGGCAGCGTCCCCGACGACGCCACCGTGCCCCCGCTCGACCTCTCCGGCCACTGGCTCGTGCCCGGCTTCGTCGACATGCACAACCACGGCGGCGGCGGCGCGTCCTTCACCTCCGGCACCACCGACGAGATCCTCACCGGCGTCCGCACCCACCGGCTGCACGGCACCACCACCGTCGTCGCCTCCTTCGTCACCGGCGACATGGACTTCCTCGGCCGGCGCGCGGGCCTGCTGTCCGAACTCGCCGAGCAGGGCGAGATCGCCGGCATCCACTTCGAGGGCCCGTTCATCTCCCCGTGCCGCAAGGGCGCCCACGACGAGACGCTGCTGCGCGACCCCGAGCCGGCCGAGGTGCGCAAGCTGATCGAGGCGGCGCGCGGCCAGGCCCGGATGGTCACGCTCGCCACCGAACTGCCCGGCGGCATCGACTCCGTACGGCTGCTCGCCGAGCACGGCGTGATCGCGGCCATCGGCCACACCGACGCCACGTACGAGCAGACCGTGGCCGCCATCGACGCGGGCGCCACCGTCGCCACCCACCTCTACAACGCGATGCCCGGCCTCGGGCACCGCGCGCCCGGCCCGATCGCGGCGCTCCTGGAGGACGAGCGGGTCACCGTCGAGCTCATCAACGACGGCACCCACCTGCACCCGGCCGCGCTGGAGCTGGCGTTCCGTCACGCGGGGCCGGAGCGCGTCGCGTTCATCACCGACGCCATGGACGCGGCGGGCTTCGGCGACGGCCGCTACATGCTCGGCACGCTGGAGGTCGAGGTGAAGGACAGCGTGGCGCGGCTCGTCGAGGGTGGCTCCATCGCGGGTTCGACGCTGACCCTCGACCGGGCGTTCAAGCGGGCCGCGACGATCGACCGGCTGCCGGTCGAGGCGATCGTCCAGGCCATCTCCGCCAACCCGGCGCGGCTGCTCGGCGTCTACGACCGGGTCGGCTCGCTGGAGCCGGGAAAGGACGCGGACGTCGTGGTGCTCGACGCGGACTTCGAGGTCAAGGGCGTGATGCGCAAGGGCGAGTGGCTGGTCGAGCCCGAACTGGGCTGA
- a CDS encoding N-acetyl-glucosamine kinase 2, rOK family (Nucleotide-Binding Domain of the sugar kinase/HSP70/actin superfamily; cl17037;~Predicted N-acetyl-glucosamine kinase 2, ROK family [Streptomyces venezuelae ATCC10712];~Transcriptional regulator/sugar kinase [Transcription / Carbohydrate transportand metabolism]; COG1940;~identified by MetaGeneAnnotator; putative), with protein sequence MKHVIALDVGGTGMKAALVGADGTLLHEARRATARERGPEAVVETILGFAADLRALGRERYGEPAAAAGVAVPGIVDATDGIAVYAANLGWRDVPLRALLSERLDGIPVALGHDVRTGGLAEGRIGAGHGADRFLFVPLGTGIAGAIGIGDAIEAGAHGYAGEIGHIVVRPGGTECGCGQRGCLERYASASAVSLAWAQASGDPDADAADCAKAVESGDPAAARVWQDAVDALADGLVTALTLLDPRTLIIGGGLAEAGETLFTPLRAAVEKRVTFQKLPAIVPAALGDTAGCLGAGLLAWDLLARTTGPAEGHPTGARPTDPQSTAPQPTAPQPTDPQSAHSQPAAPEVSA encoded by the coding sequence GTGAAACACGTCATCGCCCTCGATGTGGGCGGCACCGGGATGAAGGCCGCCCTCGTCGGGGCGGACGGCACGCTGCTCCACGAGGCCCGCCGCGCCACCGCGCGCGAGCGCGGACCCGAGGCCGTCGTCGAGACGATCCTCGGTTTCGCCGCGGACCTGCGCGCGCTGGGCCGGGAGCGGTACGGCGAGCCCGCAGCGGCCGCCGGAGTCGCCGTCCCCGGCATCGTCGACGCCACGGACGGCATCGCCGTCTACGCCGCCAACCTCGGCTGGCGCGATGTCCCGCTGCGCGCCCTGCTCAGCGAACGCCTCGACGGCATCCCGGTCGCCCTCGGCCACGACGTGCGCACCGGCGGCCTCGCCGAGGGCCGGATCGGCGCCGGCCACGGCGCGGACCGCTTCCTCTTCGTCCCGCTCGGCACCGGCATCGCGGGCGCCATCGGCATCGGCGACGCCATCGAGGCGGGCGCCCACGGCTACGCCGGCGAGATCGGCCACATCGTCGTCCGCCCGGGCGGTACGGAGTGCGGCTGCGGCCAGCGCGGCTGCCTGGAGCGGTACGCCTCCGCCTCCGCCGTCTCGCTCGCCTGGGCCCAGGCCTCCGGCGACCCGGACGCGGACGCCGCCGACTGCGCCAAGGCCGTCGAGTCCGGCGACCCCGCCGCCGCCCGCGTCTGGCAGGACGCCGTCGACGCGCTCGCGGACGGTCTGGTCACCGCGCTCACCCTGCTGGACCCCCGCACGCTCATCATCGGTGGCGGTCTGGCGGAGGCCGGGGAAACGTTGTTCACACCCCTGCGGGCCGCGGTGGAGAAGCGGGTCACCTTCCAGAAGCTGCCCGCCATCGTCCCGGCGGCCCTCGGGGACACCGCCGGCTGCCTGGGCGCGGGTCTCCTCGCCTGGGACCTGCTGGCCAGGACCACCGGCCCCGCCGAAGGGCACCCGACCGGCGCCCGGCCCACCGACCCGCAGTCCACCGCCCCACAGCCCACCGCCCCACAGCCCACCGACCCGCAGTCCGCCCACTCCCAGCCCGCCGCCCCGGAGGTATCCGCCTGA
- a CDS encoding glucosamine-6-phosphate deaminase (Glucosamine-6-phosphate deaminase [Streptomyces venezuelae ATCC10712];~Predicted phosphosugar isomerases [Cell envelope biogenesis, outer membrane]; COG2222;~SIS (Sugar ISomerase) domain repeat 1 found in Glucosamine 6-phosphate synthase (GlmS) and Glucosamine-6-phosphate deaminase (GlmD). The SIS domain is foundin many phosphosugar isomerases and phosphosugar binding proteins. GlmS contains a N-terminal...; cd05008;~SIS (Sugar ISomerase) domain repeat 2 found in Glucosamine 6-phosphate synthase (GlmS) and Glucosamine-6-phosphate deaminase (GlmD). The SIS domain is foundin many phosphosugar isomerases and phosphosugar binding proteins. GlmS contains a N-terminal...; cd05009;~dimer interface [polypeptide binding];~identified by MetaGeneAnnotator; putative): protein MSRTPAARTSVEIATQPASWRRAAEAAAGFEGLPKPGERVAVTGCGTSWFMAQAYAALREAAGQGETDAFASSEFPAGRTYDRVVAITRSGTTTEVLDLLERLRGRVPATVLTADPKTPVMDAADAVAVLDWADEESVVQTRFATTALAFLRAGLGSLTGLKSVEEAAVDAELALTEPLPEAAPAAEQWTFLGRGWTNGLALEAALKMREAAGAWTEAYPAMEYRHGPIAITGPGRVTWVFGELPEGLAGDVARVGGTLVSRPGTDPLADLVRAQRLAVALAESRGLDPDRPRNLSRSVILAP from the coding sequence ATGTCCCGTACCCCCGCCGCCCGCACCTCCGTCGAGATAGCCACCCAGCCCGCCTCCTGGCGCCGAGCCGCCGAGGCCGCGGCAGGTTTCGAGGGGCTGCCGAAGCCCGGTGAACGGGTCGCCGTCACCGGCTGCGGCACCTCCTGGTTCATGGCGCAGGCCTACGCCGCGCTGCGCGAGGCCGCCGGACAGGGCGAGACGGACGCCTTCGCCTCCTCGGAGTTCCCGGCGGGCCGCACGTACGACCGGGTGGTGGCCATCACCCGGTCCGGCACCACCACCGAGGTCCTCGACCTTCTGGAGCGGCTGCGCGGCCGGGTGCCGGCCACGGTGCTCACCGCCGACCCGAAGACCCCGGTCATGGACGCGGCCGACGCCGTCGCGGTGCTGGACTGGGCGGACGAGGAGTCCGTGGTCCAGACCCGGTTCGCCACCACGGCGCTCGCCTTCCTGCGCGCCGGGCTCGGTTCGCTGACCGGTCTGAAGTCAGTGGAGGAGGCCGCCGTCGACGCCGAGCTGGCGCTCACCGAGCCGCTGCCGGAGGCGGCGCCGGCCGCCGAGCAGTGGACGTTCCTGGGACGCGGCTGGACGAACGGCCTCGCGCTGGAGGCCGCGCTGAAGATGCGCGAGGCGGCCGGGGCGTGGACCGAGGCGTACCCCGCGATGGAGTACCGCCACGGCCCCATCGCGATCACCGGCCCCGGCCGGGTGACCTGGGTCTTCGGCGAGCTGCCGGAGGGCCTCGCGGGCGATGTCGCCCGGGTCGGCGGCACCCTGGTCTCCCGGCCCGGCACCGATCCGCTGGCCGACCTGGTGCGCGCCCAGCGGCTCGCGGTCGCCCTCGCCGAGTCCCGCGGCCTGGACCCGGACCGCCCGCGCAACCTCTCGCGCAGCGTGATCCTCGCGCCGTAA
- a CDS encoding BAU85003.1 (identified by MetaGeneAnnotator; putative), translating to MAISTEVRAAGVRDMRGDSSVPVLLRCRSVTGTPCIAAPRAAGQCATAATGGADAGPGAE from the coding sequence GTGGCTATCTCGACGGAGGTGCGGGCGGCGGGGGTACGGGACATGCGGGGCGACTCCTCGGTTCCGGTCCTGCTGCGGTGCCGGTCGGTGACCGGCACCCCGTGCATAGCAGCGCCCCGCGCCGCGGGGCAATGTGCCACCGCGGCGACGGGCGGGGCGGACGCCGGCCCCGGGGCGGAATAA
- a CDS encoding hypothetical protein (DUF3263 domain containing protein [Streptomyces fulvissimus DSM40593];~Protein of unknown function (DUF3263); pfam11662;~UniProt-pubmed:11572948; UniProt-pubmed:20624727; UniProt-pubmed:21463507; UniProt-pubmed:18375553; UniProt-pubmed:20581206; UniProt-pubmed:12000953; UniProt-pubmed:20064060;~identified by MetaGeneAnnotator; putative), with translation MTTDFGELGEREQAVLALERRSWPGPGAKERAVREQLGLSATRYYQLLNALLDDPRALAHDPVTVNRLRRVRAARESRR, from the coding sequence ATGACCACCGATTTCGGCGAGCTGGGCGAGCGCGAGCAGGCCGTCCTCGCCCTGGAACGCCGCTCCTGGCCCGGCCCCGGCGCCAAGGAACGCGCCGTCCGCGAGCAGCTCGGCCTCTCCGCCACCCGCTACTACCAGCTGCTCAACGCCCTCCTCGACGACCCGCGCGCCCTCGCCCACGACCCGGTGACCGTCAACCGGCTCCGCCGGGTCCGCGCCGCACGCGAATCCCGCAGGTGA
- a CDS encoding trehalose-6-phosphatase (Haloacid dehalogenase-like hydrolases. The haloaciddehalogenase-like (HAD) superfamily includes L-2-haloacid dehalogenase, epoxide hydrolase, phosphoserine phosphatase, phosphomannomutase, phosphoglycolate phosphatase, P-type ATPase, and many others; cd01427;~Trehalose-6-phosphatase [Carbohydrate transport andmetabolism]; COG1877;~identified by MetaGeneAnnotator; putative;~motif I;~motif II;~trehalose-6-phosphatase [Streptomyces cattleya NRRL 8057 = DSM46488]), with the protein MVSSLPHPTTAAGRDGLAALLARPGKAVVALDFDGTLAEIVPDPERARAHPGAVPALAALAPHVASVAVVTGRPAGVAVRYGGFAGVPGLEHLVVLGHYGAERWDAVTGTVRAAAPHPGVATVRAELPGFLDRIGAWPGTWIEEKGRALAVHTRRADDPEGAFEALKGPLGDLAAAHGLVLEPGRLVLELRPPGMDKGLALAAYLHETGAASVLYAGDDLGDIPAYTAVEKLRSEGLPGVLVCSAAESAAVPDLAERADLTVAGPAALVDFLAALARAIEEKAEEQSD; encoded by the coding sequence ATGGTCAGCAGCCTTCCGCATCCGACCACCGCCGCCGGCCGCGACGGACTCGCCGCGCTCCTCGCCCGCCCCGGGAAGGCCGTCGTGGCCCTCGACTTCGACGGCACCCTCGCCGAGATCGTGCCCGACCCCGAACGGGCCCGCGCGCACCCCGGCGCCGTCCCCGCGCTCGCCGCCCTCGCCCCGCACGTCGCCTCCGTCGCCGTCGTCACCGGCCGGCCCGCGGGCGTGGCGGTCCGGTACGGCGGCTTCGCCGGCGTCCCCGGCCTGGAACACCTCGTCGTCCTCGGCCACTACGGCGCCGAGCGCTGGGACGCCGTCACCGGCACCGTGCGGGCCGCCGCCCCGCACCCGGGTGTCGCGACCGTCCGGGCCGAGCTGCCCGGCTTCCTCGACCGGATCGGTGCCTGGCCCGGCACCTGGATCGAGGAGAAGGGCCGCGCGCTGGCCGTCCACACCCGCCGCGCCGACGACCCGGAGGGCGCGTTCGAGGCCCTGAAGGGCCCGCTCGGCGACCTCGCCGCCGCCCACGGCCTCGTTCTCGAACCGGGCCGGCTGGTCCTGGAACTGCGCCCGCCGGGCATGGACAAGGGCCTCGCCCTCGCCGCGTACCTCCACGAGACCGGCGCCGCCTCCGTCCTGTACGCGGGCGACGACCTGGGCGACATCCCCGCGTACACCGCCGTCGAGAAGCTCCGCTCCGAGGGCCTGCCCGGCGTCCTGGTCTGCTCGGCCGCCGAATCCGCCGCCGTCCCCGACCTCGCCGAACGCGCCGACCTCACGGTCGCGGGTCCGGCCGCCCTGGTCGACTTCCTCGCGGCCCTGGCCCGCGCGATCGAGGAGAAGGCCGAGGAGCAGAGCGACTAG
- a CDS encoding hypothetical protein (identified by MetaGeneAnnotator; putative;~sequence version:1): MHEETARSAIDTFISAFNASDDTYVTVLLSEALTSDVVFWGPLGRSEGIAAVERFVRDIRSHPAGTGTMVRCSAVDMPDEWARYQWVFTTPAGGPRLAGTDVVHLRRSLIDQIIVFAGEIEPSAS, encoded by the coding sequence ATGCATGAAGAGACCGCACGCTCCGCGATCGACACATTCATCTCCGCGTTCAACGCCTCGGACGACACCTATGTGACCGTCCTGCTCTCCGAGGCCCTGACCTCGGACGTGGTCTTCTGGGGACCGTTGGGTCGCAGCGAGGGAATCGCGGCGGTCGAGCGGTTCGTGCGGGACATCCGGAGCCACCCGGCGGGGACGGGCACGATGGTGCGCTGCTCGGCGGTGGACATGCCCGACGAATGGGCCCGGTACCAGTGGGTCTTCACCACGCCCGCCGGCGGCCCCCGCCTGGCGGGAACGGACGTCGTCCATCTGCGGCGGAGCCTCATCGACCAGATCATCGTCTTCGCCGGGGAGATCGAGCCGTCCGCCTCCTGA